The following are encoded in a window of Desulforegulaceae bacterium genomic DNA:
- the mtnA gene encoding S-methyl-5-thioribose-1-phosphate isomerase — MKIKRPVWYLPEKDLVQVIDQRKLPHALEIFDINNSDDTVYSIKNMVVRGAPLIGVTAAWGFYMAIKKTGADDDFVLETEKKINSSRPTAMNLFYATKKVRTAVLKESSLEKRIEAAKKIAEEIEAAEVYNCRKIGEFGLGLIEDIYLNKKDVVNILTHCNAGWLACVEYGTATSPIYFAHQKGIPVHVWVDETRPLNQGARLTAWELMEAGVPFTVIADNTGGYLMQNGHVDMVIVGSDRTTVNGDVANKIGTYLKALAARDNKIPFYSALPGSTIDWELEDGVKNIPIELRNEDEVRYIEGLGSNGVEKVLLTPENARAANYAFDVTPSRLVTGIITERGIARAEKEDLLRLFPEYR; from the coding sequence ATGAAAATTAAAAGGCCTGTATGGTATCTTCCTGAAAAGGATCTTGTTCAGGTAATAGATCAGAGAAAACTTCCCCATGCTCTTGAGATTTTTGATATAAACAATTCAGATGATACTGTTTATTCAATAAAAAATATGGTTGTCAGAGGTGCTCCTCTTATCGGTGTTACTGCAGCCTGGGGTTTTTATATGGCAATTAAAAAAACAGGTGCTGATGATGATTTTGTGCTTGAGACTGAAAAAAAAATAAACAGTTCAAGACCAACAGCAATGAATCTTTTTTATGCTACAAAAAAAGTAAGAACAGCTGTTTTAAAAGAAAGTTCCCTGGAAAAAAGAATTGAGGCTGCAAAAAAAATTGCTGAAGAAATTGAAGCCGCAGAAGTTTATAATTGTAGAAAAATAGGTGAATTCGGTCTTGGTCTTATTGAAGATATTTATTTAAATAAAAAAGATGTGGTAAACATTCTAACACATTGCAATGCAGGATGGCTTGCTTGCGTTGAATATGGAACTGCAACCTCTCCAATTTATTTTGCCCATCAAAAAGGAATTCCGGTTCATGTCTGGGTTGATGAAACAAGACCTTTAAATCAGGGTGCAAGACTCACTGCGTGGGAGTTGATGGAAGCAGGGGTTCCATTTACTGTAATTGCAGATAATACAGGTGGATATCTTATGCAAAATGGTCATGTTGATATGGTAATTGTGGGAAGCGATCGAACCACAGTTAACGGAGATGTGGCAAATAAGATAGGAACATATTTAAAAGCTCTTGCAGCAAGGGACAACAAAATTCCTTTTTATTCAGCACTTCCGGGTTCAACTATAGACTGGGAACTTGAAGATGGAGTAAAAAACATTCCAATTGAACTAAGAAATGAAGATGAAGTCAGATATATTGAAGGCCTTGGTTCAAATGGGGTGGAAAAAGTTCTTCTTACTCCTGAAAATGCCCGGGCTGCAAATTATGCTTTTGATGTTACACCTTCAAGACTTGTTACAGGAATTATAACTGAAAGAGGAATTGCAAGGGCTGAAAAAGAAGACCTTTTAAGGCTTTTCCCTGAATACAGATAA
- a CDS encoding MgtC/SapB family protein, with protein MFEISNEYMELGIKLLLATFLSGLVGMEREFHGRAAGLRTHIFVCLGSTMLMASSQTLQAFYIPMGVDSVFRIDPWRIPAGIVTGVGFIGGGTILKSNDLIRGLTTAACVWFIAAIGIIIGLGFYIPAIAGTAIGLFVLIGLDPIGRMIPSVKYSKISIVSELTHAEFIEEQCLKILKEYPIIVQNTSVSADIKENQRTLGLDIRSRKLTNKHKHKIIEQFIEIQNVLSVVW; from the coding sequence ATGTTTGAAATTTCAAACGAATATATGGAGCTTGGAATTAAACTTTTACTTGCAACCTTTTTAAGTGGTCTTGTGGGAATGGAAAGGGAATTCCATGGCAGAGCCGCAGGGCTTAGAACCCATATTTTTGTATGCCTTGGCTCAACAATGTTAATGGCAAGCTCCCAAACTCTTCAAGCGTTTTATATCCCCATGGGAGTAGACTCTGTTTTTAGAATAGACCCCTGGAGAATTCCAGCAGGGATTGTTACAGGTGTGGGCTTTATTGGAGGGGGAACTATTCTTAAGTCAAATGACTTGATAAGAGGGCTTACAACTGCCGCTTGCGTATGGTTTATTGCTGCAATAGGTATAATAATAGGGCTTGGTTTTTATATACCTGCAATTGCAGGAACAGCAATCGGCCTTTTTGTCCTTATCGGATTAGATCCTATAGGCAGAATGATACCTTCTGTAAAATACAGTAAAATTTCAATAGTTTCAGAACTTACCCACGCTGAATTTATTGAAGAACAATGCCTTAAAATACTTAAGGAATATCCAATTATAGTTCAAAACACTTCAGTTTCAGCTGATATTAAAGAAAATCAAAGAACCCTTGGCCTTGATATACGAAGCAGAAAATTAACGAACAAGCACAAACACAAAATCATAGAACAATTTATTGAAATACAAAATGTTCTATCTGTGGTTTGGTAA